A stretch of Oreochromis aureus strain Israel breed Guangdong linkage group 11, ZZ_aureus, whole genome shotgun sequence DNA encodes these proteins:
- the LOC116318738 gene encoding sperm acrosome membrane-associated protein 6 isoform X1 — MYTSALRLVCVSLLLCLSQSCYQCFVNVEDSLRLCWGHVLTEYNVRNVDACFEKLDRIFNNNETVIEAGRVGKGYDIQLKEILGAEILPLVEEFDQKLNNDTVYEQRLQTAADNFISAASKLPRVSGCIPPCGFQSAGAVYNCVTCQYDSCEFPLDCPVEEIKVMENSGIRMWCDVPFALPTDIEVIWRFAEEVETQQLDHFKEVTVGADRLYSIPSVTLQHQGTYQCEVYSGQLSLIRVYYYISVTPQVVAGHTELQETFDLSLLPGGQFFSASGDFLRSFLASLLPLLAACLTSLLLLVFLSLGVLHWSSIQEQSHAEETHQADDLGLF; from the exons ATGTACACATCTGCATTgaggcttgtgtgtgtgagcctgctGTTGTGCCTGTCTCAAAGCTGCTATCAGTGTTTTGTGAATGTGGAAGACAGTCTCCGTCTGTGCTGGGGTCACGTTTTGACCGAGTACAATGTGAGAAACGTTGACGcctgcttcgagaagctggacCGCATATTCAACAATAATGAGACCGTGATTGAAGCTGGTAGAGTGG gtAAAGGCTATGACATCCAACTGAAGGAAATTCTGGGTGCAGAGATCCTCCCGCTGGTGGAAGAGTTTGACCAAAAGCTGAATAACG ACACTGTGTACGAGCAAAGgttgcagacagcagcagacaATTTCATCTCAGCTGCCTCCAAACTGCCTAGAG TCTCCGGATGTATCCCCCCATGTG GTTTTCAGAGTGCAGGTGCAGTGTACAACTGTGTTACCTGCCAGTACGACTCCTGTGAATTTCCTCTCGACTGCCCAG TGGAAGAAATTAAAGTTATGGAAAACAGCGGGATTCGAATGTGGTGCGACGTGCCATTTGCCTTGCCAACTGATATTGAAGTGATCTGGAGGTTCGCAGAGGAG GTTGAAACGCAGCAATTGGATCATTTTAAAGAAGTGACTGTGGGCGCTGACAGGCTCTACTCCATCCCCTCAGTGACTTTGCAGCATCAGGGCACCTACCAGTGTGAGGTGTACTCGGGCCAGCTCTCCCTTATCAGAGTATACTACTATATCTCAG TGACCCCCCAGGTTGTGGCAGGCCACACAGAGCTGCAGGAGACATTTGACCTGTCTCTGCTCCCAGGAGGGCAGTTTTTCTCCGCGTCTGGTGACTTTCTCCGCTCCTTCCTCGCCTCATTGTTACCGCTTCTCGCCGCCTGTTTAACCTCTTTACTGCTGCTGGTGTTTCTCTCCCTGGG GGTTCTGCATTGGTCATCCATACAAGAGCAAAGTCATGCTGAAGAAACACATCAGGCTGATGATTTAGGTTTATTCTAG
- the LOC116318738 gene encoding sperm acrosome membrane-associated protein 6 isoform X2 — MYTSALRLVCVSLLLCLSQSCYQCFVNVEDSLRLCWGHVLTEYNVRNVDACFEKLDRIFNNNETVIEAGRVGKGYDIQLKEILGAEILPLVEEFDQKLNNDTVYEQRLQTAADNFISAASKLPRVSGCIPPCGFQSAGAVYNCVTCQYDSCEFPLDCPVEEIKVMENSGIRMWCDVPFALPTDIEVIWRFAEEVETQQLDHFKEVTVGADRLYSIPSVTLQHQGTYQCEVYSGQLSLIRVYYYISGFCIGHPYKSKVMLKKHIRLMI, encoded by the exons ATGTACACATCTGCATTgaggcttgtgtgtgtgagcctgctGTTGTGCCTGTCTCAAAGCTGCTATCAGTGTTTTGTGAATGTGGAAGACAGTCTCCGTCTGTGCTGGGGTCACGTTTTGACCGAGTACAATGTGAGAAACGTTGACGcctgcttcgagaagctggacCGCATATTCAACAATAATGAGACCGTGATTGAAGCTGGTAGAGTGG gtAAAGGCTATGACATCCAACTGAAGGAAATTCTGGGTGCAGAGATCCTCCCGCTGGTGGAAGAGTTTGACCAAAAGCTGAATAACG ACACTGTGTACGAGCAAAGgttgcagacagcagcagacaATTTCATCTCAGCTGCCTCCAAACTGCCTAGAG TCTCCGGATGTATCCCCCCATGTG GTTTTCAGAGTGCAGGTGCAGTGTACAACTGTGTTACCTGCCAGTACGACTCCTGTGAATTTCCTCTCGACTGCCCAG TGGAAGAAATTAAAGTTATGGAAAACAGCGGGATTCGAATGTGGTGCGACGTGCCATTTGCCTTGCCAACTGATATTGAAGTGATCTGGAGGTTCGCAGAGGAG GTTGAAACGCAGCAATTGGATCATTTTAAAGAAGTGACTGTGGGCGCTGACAGGCTCTACTCCATCCCCTCAGTGACTTTGCAGCATCAGGGCACCTACCAGTGTGAGGTGTACTCGGGCCAGCTCTCCCTTATCAGAGTATACTACTATATCTCAG GGTTCTGCATTGGTCATCCATACAAGAGCAAAGTCATGCTGAAGAAACACATCAGGCTGATGATTTAG